A DNA window from Canis lupus dingo isolate Sandy chromosome 2, ASM325472v2, whole genome shotgun sequence contains the following coding sequences:
- the LOC112660276 gene encoding 60S ribosomal protein L39-like has translation MSSHKTFRIKRFLAKKQKQNRPIPQWIWMKTGNKIRYNSKRRHWRRTKLGL, from the coding sequence ATGTCTTCTCACAAGACTTTCAGAATCAAGCGattcctggccaagaaacaaaagcagaatcgtCCTATTCCCCAGTGGATTTggatgaaaactggtaataaaatcaggtacaaTTCCAAGAGGAGACACTGGAGAAGAACCAAACTGGGTCTGTGA